A region of the Candidatus Methylomirabilota bacterium genome:
GGGTCCTCGTCGAGCTCGACCGCGCGCTGGGACCCGAGGGCTTCGTGGTGATCTCGGTGCCCAACATCGCCCACTTCTACATCCGTCTCCTGCTCCTGCTGGGGCGCTTCGATTACATCGACCGCGGCATCCTCGACGACTCGCACCTGCGATTCTTCACGGCGCGCTCGCTCCGGGCGCTGATCGCCGACGCGGGGCTCACGATCGAGCGCTTCACCGCCACGCCGGCGCCGCTCTACCAGGTCCTGCCGGTGAGCTGGCACCGGCCCTGGGTCGCCGCCACCCACGCGGTCAACGCCGTGATCGCCCGGAACCTCCCGCGGCTGCTCGGCTACCAGCTCATCGTGCTCGCGCGGCCGAAGGGCCAGACGCTCGGGACGGGGAATGGCTGAGACGGGCACCACGCCGAAGGTCG
Encoded here:
- a CDS encoding class I SAM-dependent methyltransferase; this encodes MSGATPRYVLKPDPHSSHSVILRWLGAGNGRRVLDVGAADGIVSRRLTERGWRVTGIEGDPALAQAGAPHCERMITANLNREIPDMTGPFDAIVYGDVLEHLIDPLRVLVELDRALGPEGFVVISVPNIAHFYIRLLLLLGRFDYIDRGILDDSHLRFFTARSLRALIADAGLTIERFTATPAPLYQVLPVSWHRPWVAATHAVNAVIARNLPRLLGYQLIVLARPKGQTLGTGNG